The following coding sequences lie in one Actinomyces capricornis genomic window:
- the iolB gene encoding 5-deoxy-glucuronate isomerase, with product MPQSDQSQYIIRRGELAHGPYELDLTPQRAGWQWCSLRVVALEPGGSVDIPGGESEYLVLPLSGGCTVEAQGRRLELTGRESVFTDITDYAYIPRRTDTRLSSTGGARIALPGSRATSDRPLRYCPREEVGTGLRGAGPASRQVNNYALGNEVETSHLLACEVLTPGGNWSSYPPHKHDEHTEVERVLEEIYYYEVRLGADGAQGFALQRIYPSPGHDIDVCTEVRSGDVVVMPYGYHGPSVAAPGYDLYYLNVMAGPAEDAVWLMTDDPHHTWVRQTWEGQEVDPRLPMTPMN from the coding sequence ATGCCCCAGTCGGACCAGTCGCAGTACATCATCCGCCGAGGCGAGCTCGCCCACGGCCCCTACGAGCTCGACCTGACCCCCCAGCGCGCCGGATGGCAGTGGTGCTCCCTGCGCGTGGTGGCCCTGGAGCCGGGGGGCAGTGTGGATATCCCCGGGGGCGAGAGCGAGTACCTCGTCCTGCCCCTGAGCGGCGGGTGCACCGTGGAGGCCCAGGGCCGGCGCCTGGAGCTGACCGGGCGCGAGTCCGTCTTCACCGACATCACCGACTACGCCTACATCCCCCGCCGCACCGATACGAGGCTGAGCAGCACCGGGGGCGCGCGCATCGCCCTGCCCGGCTCCCGGGCCACCAGTGATCGGCCCCTGCGCTACTGCCCCCGCGAGGAGGTGGGCACCGGCCTGCGCGGAGCCGGCCCCGCCAGCCGGCAGGTCAACAACTACGCCCTGGGCAACGAGGTGGAGACGTCCCACCTCCTGGCCTGCGAGGTGCTGACCCCCGGGGGCAACTGGTCCTCCTACCCGCCGCACAAGCACGATGAGCACACCGAGGTCGAGCGGGTCCTGGAGGAGATCTACTACTACGAGGTGCGCCTCGGGGCCGACGGCGCCCAGGGCTTCGCCCTCCAGCGCATCTACCCCTCACCCGGCCACGACATCGACGTGTGCACCGAGGTCCGCTCCGGTGACGTCGTCGTCATGCCCTACGGCTACCACGGCCCCTCCGTGGCCGCCCCCGGCTACGACCTGTACTACCTCAACGTCATGGCCGGCCCCGCCGAGGACGCCGTGTGGCTCATGACCGACGACCCTCACCACACCTGGGTGCGCCAGACCTGGGAGGGCCAGGAGGTCGACCCCCGCCTGCCCATGACGCCCATGAACTGA
- a CDS encoding DUF1819 family protein: protein MASTAGVQVGATVPVPYRLSFVVGGLLSAEDFERFWDAKALWHSESEETKPSTRAKIPINLFLYLRFGPALQKVASIERKRTDATTWTWPTHPLAPQNGAR, encoded by the coding sequence GTGGCGTCCACGGCTGGTGTCCAGGTGGGTGCGACGGTCCCCGTGCCGTACAGGCTGTCCTTCGTGGTGGGGGGCCTCCTGTCCGCCGAGGATTTCGAGCGCTTTTGGGACGCGAAGGCCCTGTGGCACAGCGAGTCGGAGGAGACCAAGCCATCCACCCGCGCCAAGATTCCCATCAACCTCTTCCTTTACCTGCGCTTCGGCCCTGCCCTCCAGAAGGTGGCCTCCATCGAGAGGAAGCGCACCGACGCCACCACCTGGACCTGGCCCACCCACCCCCTTGCCCCCCAGAACGGCGCCCGATGA
- a CDS encoding Cgl0159 family (beta/alpha)8-fold protein: protein MSAVPLTEHIAAIRATDPERIARALADRPRAGAALSGPLMVIACDHPARGALGAGADPLAMANREDLLGRCMTALSRPGVGGFLGTADIIEDLALLGALDGKLVWGSMNRVGLQGASFEMDDRFGGYDAAGIQAAGLDGGKMLTRINDADPRTADTLEASARAIDSLAQRGLSAMIEPFITRWEGERAVNDLSPEAVIRSISIAQGLGRTSARTWLKLPCVEQMERVMASTTLPALILGGEVPQDPAAAMEAWGRALRLPQVRGLVAGRSMLYPRGGDVAAAVDNAVELLNR from the coding sequence ATGAGCGCAGTACCGCTGACCGAGCACATCGCCGCGATCCGGGCCACCGACCCCGAGCGGATCGCCAGGGCCCTCGCCGACCGCCCGCGCGCCGGCGCCGCCTTGTCCGGGCCGCTCATGGTCATCGCCTGCGACCACCCCGCCCGCGGAGCACTGGGGGCCGGAGCGGATCCGCTGGCCATGGCCAATCGGGAGGACCTGCTGGGCCGCTGCATGACGGCGCTGTCGCGCCCGGGCGTGGGCGGCTTCCTGGGCACCGCCGACATCATCGAGGACCTGGCCCTCCTGGGCGCCCTGGACGGCAAGCTCGTGTGGGGCTCGATGAACCGGGTGGGGCTGCAAGGGGCCTCCTTCGAGATGGATGACCGCTTCGGCGGCTACGACGCCGCCGGCATCCAGGCCGCCGGGCTCGACGGCGGCAAGATGCTCACCCGCATCAACGACGCCGACCCCCGCACCGCCGACACCCTGGAGGCCAGTGCCCGCGCCATCGACTCCCTGGCCCAGCGTGGCCTGAGCGCCATGATCGAGCCCTTCATCACCCGGTGGGAGGGGGAGCGCGCCGTCAACGATCTGAGCCCCGAGGCCGTCATCCGCTCCATCTCCATCGCCCAGGGGCTGGGCCGGACTTCGGCCCGCACCTGGCTGAAGCTGCCCTGCGTCGAGCAGATGGAGCGCGTCATGGCCTCCACCACGCTGCCCGCCCTCATCCTGGGAGGGGAGGTCCCCCAGGATCCGGCGGCCGCCATGGAGGCCTGGGGCAGGGCGCTGAGACTGCCCCAGGTCAGGGGCCTGGTGGCGGGCCGGTCCATGCTCTACCCCCGCGGCGGGGATGTCGCCGCCGCGGTCGACAATGCCGTTGAACTCCTGAACCGCTGA
- the iolD gene encoding 3D-(3,5/4)-trihydroxycyclohexane-1,2-dione acylhydrolase (decyclizing), which yields MSNEAYAGTVRLTVAQATIRFLSNQYSERDGVERRLIAGAFGIFGHGNVAGIGQALLQNEIARGQGEGEMPYIMPRNEQGQVHAAAAFAKTTDRLQTWMCTASIGPGSLNMVTGAALATTNRLPVLLLPSDQFATRIPDPVLQQLEDPTSLDVSVNDAFRPVSRFFDRINRPEQLIPSLLAAMRVLTDPAETGAVTIAMPQDVQAEAFDWPVELFRKRVWHVRRPVPEPAALERAAALIRAAKRPLIIAGGGTIYSGAAQELRDLAAATGIPVADTQAGKGAINFDHPCAVGGVGSTGCSSANHLADKADLIIGIGTRYSDFTTASKTQFKNPEVRFVNINVTPFDAAKESAEMVVADAREALAALRPALEGHRVDEAYSAEIATEKEAWQEATERCYHLGHGPLPAQTEVFGALNELLGPQDVVINAAGSMPGDLQALWQATSPLQYHVEYAFSCMGYEIPAAMGVKLARPEAEVVAIVGDGTYQMLPVELATVVQEGIKVIYVLLQNHGFASIGSLSESHGSQRFGTRYRQRGEGGHLADEELIAGVDIAANARSWGLEVMEVRTIEEFKEAYRAAAASDRATMIHIETDLYGPNPPGSSWWDVPVSGVSELESTRRAYEDYVRDRKPQRHYL from the coding sequence GTGAGCAACGAGGCCTACGCCGGCACGGTCCGCCTGACCGTGGCCCAGGCGACCATCCGATTCCTGAGCAACCAGTACTCCGAGCGCGACGGCGTCGAGCGGCGCCTCATCGCCGGGGCCTTCGGCATCTTCGGCCACGGCAATGTGGCCGGGATCGGCCAGGCCCTGCTGCAGAACGAGATCGCCCGCGGCCAGGGCGAGGGGGAGATGCCCTACATCATGCCCCGCAACGAGCAGGGCCAGGTCCATGCCGCCGCGGCCTTCGCCAAGACCACGGACAGGCTCCAGACCTGGATGTGCACGGCCTCCATCGGCCCGGGTTCCCTCAACATGGTCACCGGCGCGGCCCTGGCCACCACCAACCGCCTGCCCGTGCTGCTTCTGCCCTCCGACCAGTTCGCCACCCGGATCCCCGACCCGGTGCTCCAGCAGCTGGAGGACCCCACGAGCCTGGATGTCAGCGTCAATGACGCCTTCCGCCCGGTCTCGCGCTTCTTCGACCGCATCAACCGCCCCGAGCAGCTCATCCCCTCCCTGCTGGCCGCCATGCGGGTGCTCACCGACCCGGCCGAGACCGGCGCGGTGACCATCGCCATGCCCCAGGACGTCCAGGCTGAGGCCTTCGACTGGCCCGTGGAGCTGTTCCGCAAGCGCGTGTGGCATGTGCGCCGCCCCGTCCCCGAGCCCGCCGCCCTGGAGCGGGCCGCCGCCCTCATCCGGGCCGCCAAGCGGCCCCTCATCATCGCCGGGGGCGGGACCATCTACTCCGGGGCCGCTCAGGAGCTGCGGGACCTGGCCGCCGCCACCGGGATCCCGGTGGCCGACACCCAGGCGGGCAAGGGTGCGATCAACTTCGACCACCCCTGCGCGGTGGGCGGGGTGGGCTCCACCGGCTGCAGCTCGGCCAACCACCTGGCCGACAAGGCCGACCTCATCATCGGCATCGGTACTCGCTACTCCGACTTCACCACCGCCTCCAAGACCCAGTTCAAGAACCCCGAGGTGCGCTTCGTCAACATCAACGTCACCCCCTTCGACGCCGCCAAGGAGAGCGCCGAGATGGTGGTGGCCGACGCCCGCGAGGCCCTGGCGGCGCTGCGTCCGGCGCTGGAGGGCCACCGGGTCGATGAGGCCTACTCCGCTGAGATCGCCACGGAGAAGGAGGCCTGGCAGGAGGCCACCGAGCGCTGCTACCACCTGGGCCACGGGCCCCTGCCCGCCCAGACCGAGGTCTTCGGCGCTCTCAACGAGCTCCTGGGGCCCCAGGACGTCGTCATCAACGCCGCCGGCTCCATGCCCGGGGACCTCCAGGCCCTGTGGCAGGCCACGAGCCCCCTGCAGTACCACGTGGAGTACGCCTTCAGCTGCATGGGCTACGAGATCCCGGCCGCCATGGGCGTCAAGCTGGCCCGCCCCGAGGCCGAGGTGGTGGCCATCGTGGGTGACGGCACCTACCAGATGCTGCCCGTGGAGCTGGCCACCGTGGTCCAGGAGGGCATCAAGGTCATCTACGTCCTGCTGCAGAACCACGGCTTCGCCTCGATCGGCTCGCTCTCGGAGTCCCACGGCTCCCAGCGCTTCGGCACCAGGTACCGCCAGCGGGGCGAGGGCGGGCACCTGGCCGACGAGGAGCTCATCGCCGGGGTGGACATCGCCGCCAACGCCCGCTCCTGGGGGCTGGAGGTGATGGAGGTGCGCACCATCGAGGAGTTCAAGGAGGCCTACCGTGCGGCCGCGGCCAGTGACCGGGCCACCATGATCCACATCGAGACCGACCTCTACGGCCCCAACCCGCCCGGGTCGAGCTGGTGGGACGTGCCGGTCTCGGGGGTCTCGGAGCTGGAGTCCACCCGGCGCGCCTACGAGGACTACGTGCGCGACCGCAAGCCTCAGCGGCATTACCTGTAG
- the iolC gene encoding 5-dehydro-2-deoxygluconokinase gives MRPPRSPGLDVLTIGRCGVDIYPLQQGVGLEDVETFGKFLGGSPTNVAVAAARYGHGSAVITGVGNDPFGRFVRTEMRRLGVADDFVVIRPAYNTPVTFCELFPPDRFPLYFYREPSAPDLEMTIQDMPMEAIAGASIFWVSATGLSKEPSRAAHHAALDARGRRPFTIIDLDYREMFWDSRQAAHREVSAALPKVTVAIGNRQECEVAVGQSDPDRAADALLEAGIELAIVKQGREGTLAKTRTERVEMPATLVETRNGLGAGDAFGGAVCHGLLSGWPLDKTIFAASTAGAIVSSRLECSTAMPTQAELLDLMREHRRAVAPDVEL, from the coding sequence TGAGACCCCCCAGGAGCCCCGGGCTCGATGTACTGACCATCGGCCGCTGTGGCGTCGACATCTACCCCCTCCAGCAGGGGGTCGGCCTGGAGGACGTGGAGACCTTCGGGAAGTTCCTCGGGGGCAGCCCCACCAATGTGGCCGTGGCCGCCGCCCGCTACGGCCACGGCTCGGCGGTGATCACCGGCGTGGGCAACGACCCCTTCGGCCGGTTCGTGCGCACCGAGATGCGCCGCCTCGGCGTCGCGGACGACTTCGTCGTCATCCGGCCCGCCTACAACACGCCGGTCACCTTCTGCGAGCTCTTCCCCCCGGACCGCTTCCCCCTCTACTTCTACCGCGAGCCCTCCGCCCCCGACCTGGAGATGACCATCCAGGACATGCCCATGGAGGCCATCGCGGGCGCCTCCATCTTCTGGGTCTCGGCCACCGGGCTGAGCAAGGAGCCCTCGCGCGCCGCCCACCACGCCGCCCTGGACGCCCGGGGGCGCAGGCCCTTCACGATCATCGACCTGGACTACCGCGAGATGTTCTGGGACAGCCGGCAGGCCGCCCACCGGGAGGTCTCCGCGGCCCTGCCCAAGGTCACCGTGGCCATCGGCAACCGCCAGGAGTGCGAGGTCGCCGTCGGCCAGAGTGACCCGGACCGCGCCGCCGACGCGCTCCTGGAGGCCGGGATCGAGTTGGCCATCGTCAAGCAGGGCCGGGAGGGCACCCTGGCCAAGACCCGCACCGAGCGCGTGGAGATGCCCGCAACCCTCGTGGAGACCAGGAACGGGCTCGGGGCCGGGGACGCCTTCGGAGGCGCCGTCTGCCATGGCCTGCTCAGTGGGTGGCCGCTGGACAAGACGATCTTCGCCGCCTCCACCGCAGGCGCCATCGTCTCCTCCCGTCTGGAGTGCTCCACCGCCATGCCCACCCAGGCCGAGCTGCTCGACCTCATGCGCGAGCACCGCCGGGCCGTGGCCCCCGACGTCGAGCTGTGA